The nucleotide sequence CCACGCTCGAAGACGAAGAACACACCTCGACGCTGCTCATCTGGTGATGCTGTATTTGGAGCCACTTACCAAACCAGACTTTTTCCTCCCCCTCAAATAAAAACTGCCCAGATTGAATCCAACTAGACGCTAGCTTCCCAGGAACCAGTACCCTCCATGTTTGCCCAATGACAGTTTTATTCTATATTATTTCCATCAAATACTGGCGCTGTCTGTATTTCCCTATCCAGACAGTCTAGCTTACCATAACTTTGTTCATGAAATACCTGTTTTTTTCCGGctttatatacatacataatTAAAGATCCTGCCAAGTCTGTCTGGGCTCACATGTAGTGTTAGTTATCCATCTCTTAATAATATATCGGTCAAACCAATTCTTTATTCTATGtgtctttattttttatttttttttttggctctTCCTCTTATAAAGGTGAAAAACTGGATAGAAACCTTTATAATGTGAAGAGAGATGAGCAATATTAATGCTAGAGGAAATAGCAGGAACTAAGGCGTTTGTTACTGTGTTTAAACGGTAGCGGAACAGTGAAATTTCCCTTCTATATTAATACAGTGGTCATGTTCAGGGTTGTCGGAAACTTAGGGTTGAAACAAAGCATAAGATATGGGTTCAATCCTGCCATTAGAAGAGCATATAGCAATAGTGCGAATGTGAAAGAGCCTACTGGGTTGAAAAAGCTCATCAAACAGTATGGATGGTCTGCTCTAGGGGTTTATTTGGGTCTTTCGTGTATTGACTTGCCTATATGTTTCTTTGCAGTGCATTCGCTGGGTGAAGAAACGATCAAAGTGTACATCAATCGGGTCAAGCAGCTTGCGGATTTTGGCAAGGATGAAGAGGAATTGAGGCAGGAGATCAAGGAGAAACAGCGgaaagatgaagagaacAGACAGCTGGGGATCCAAGACAAGTCTACCTGGGAACGAGTGAAGGAGAGCACGCTTTTAACTGAATTTTTGATTGCTTACGGAATCCACAAATCGTTAATCTTTATCAGAGTGCCAATCACAGCAGCAGTGACGCCTAGTGTGGTGAAATTCATGCGTAGGTTTGGCTTTTCAGCTGAGAAGTTCAATAAGGGGTTCAAGACGATGGCTGATGGTGCCAAGGTGAGAAACAAGAGTGGTAAACCAGACGATTTTATAAAGAACGGTTCTTTGCCAAAATCCGAAGCATCGAAAGGCCGGAAATGGTTCGATGGGATGATGTGAATTACGTTTCCTCTCCTTGCaattatttcatttcattatttcCTGTAAATAATATACTACTATcttatatatttatactTATACCAGTCAGTATACACaacacatacacacacatcGTTAGTCTGTTGTAcgtttttcatttttgcttcttattcgtttcgtttcgtgTGCATTACTTTCTATAACTTAGCTTGTTTGCGGCCGACGGTACACTTGATCAAACCGTTTGGATCTGGGGAAGGATAGAACAATTCGTTTTTGTTGTCTAATCCCTGGAACCACTTGAAATCGAACAAAATGTAGTGCTTGTTTGGTAGCTCGTATGTCACTAGCTCAACTTCTGGAGCAGTCTTCAAGATTGCAGTCGCCATGTTGTACATGGTAGCCTGCACGCTGGGAGAGTTTTCCTTGGCGAAAATGTCCAATGTTATGTCACGAGCAGCTGTGTAGGAAGTGTTAAAGACATCGTCTTTGTCGCCAGCTCTAATGGATTCCAAAGATCCAAGCTTAGCAGGGTTCCATTGTAAGGAAGCGAAGATGTCGGTGGACAAGATTCTGTCGGTAGTTGGCTTCAAAGTTGTGTAGTCGCACACGTTGTAGTCGTAGAACATCGAACCAGTCGATTTCAACACAGTCAAGTCCTTGATGGAGGTTACTAGTTTGTACGAGCTAGTGccgttcttcttgtcgTAGTCTAGGAAGcagatcttcttttctgggCCCTGGTGGACAAAGGAGTGGAGGCTTTCTTTGCCATCAACGTCATACTTGACCCAACGGTCTTGGAGGATTTTCACAGTGAGACCAGAGACGTGAGCGTACTTACCGGTGAAGTGCAAGGCCAAATTAGCGgcaaacttttcaattggCCAGGTATCGTACTTTCTGGCATGGATTAGAATCGTGTTCTTGACGGTGTCAGTTGGAACAATTGGAGTGTTGTCGGCTTTTGTGTACGAGACATCGAAATCACCTTTCAACAAGACTTGGACATTGCATTCCATAACCTCATGGAGCTTTGGGTTTGTCTTTGacttcttcactttcaagaacttgacATTGTCCTTACCGTAGGTAGAATCAGCTAGATATGAGTACGACATAATTTCAGGTTTGGTATATTATTAAACTTGCGGGGTGGGGAGCGCTTTCAGttagttttattttatggTGTGTGTGTCTGTGTGATTCAAATATCTGACATTG is from Kluyveromyces marxianus DMKU3-1042 DNA, complete genome, chromosome 2 and encodes:
- a CDS encoding urate oxidase, producing MSYSYLADSTYGKDNVKFLKVKKSKTNPKLHEVMECNVQVLLKGDFDVSYTKADNTPIVPTDTVKNTILIHARKYDTWPIEKFAANLALHFTGKYAHVSGLTVKILQDRWVKYDVDGKESLHSFVHQGPEKKICFLDYDKKNGTSSYKLVTSIKDLTVLKSTGSMFYDYNVCDYTTLKPTTDRILSTDIFASLQWNPAKLGSLESIRAGDKDDVFNTSYTAARDITLDIFAKENSPSVQATMYNMATAILKTAPEVELVTYELPNKHYILFDFKWFQGLDNKNELFYPSPDPNGLIKCTVGRKQAKL
- the NAT2 gene encoding Nat2p; its protein translation is MFRVVGNLGLKQSIRYGFNPAIRRAYSNSANVKEPTGLKKLIKQYGWSALGVYLGLSCIDLPICFFAVHSLGEETIKVYINRVKQLADFGKDEEELRQEIKEKQRKDEENRQLGIQDKSTWERVKESTLLTEFLIAYGIHKSLIFIRVPITAAVTPSVVKFMRRFGFSAEKFNKGFKTMADGAKVRNKSGKPDDFIKNGSLPKSEASKGRKWFDGMM